One window from the genome of Erwinia sorbitola encodes:
- a CDS encoding MFS transporter, producing the protein MKDTSVTATGAQPLTANPPQISRLRWGIILILLLAAVVNYLDRANLSIANTTIAAEFGFSQTEMGLLLSAFLWPYALANLPAGWLVDKFGPKRMFSWALGLWSGFTFLAAFVNSYSVFYGLRMLLGISESPFFTSGIKITHRWFGDKERGLPTSIINTGSQIANAVAPPILTVLLLSFGWRGMFMAIGLMGLPLMLAWWKFYRDPDAREDALIHAGHRSVTAAGEKQVKTSWGALFKHRTTWFMVIGNFSIMFTIWVYLTWLPSYLEKSLGFSLKQTGWIASIPFFAGILGVLVGGMLSDKLVRSGMKAIHARKIPIVAGAALAACFVAPIPFVDSTPLAITLLSLGYFCSQMPQGAIWTLATDIAPKDQVASLGAIQNFGGFLGAAMAPIVTGVILDMTGKFTNVFLLGAGLLMLGAISYGFFVNKPLATRH; encoded by the coding sequence ATGAAAGACACCTCTGTTACTGCCACCGGCGCACAGCCGCTGACCGCTAACCCGCCGCAGATCTCGCGCCTGCGCTGGGGCATTATTCTGATCCTGCTGCTGGCTGCGGTGGTGAACTACCTTGACCGCGCCAACCTCAGTATCGCCAATACCACCATCGCCGCTGAATTCGGTTTCTCGCAGACGGAGATGGGGCTGCTGCTCTCCGCCTTCCTCTGGCCCTATGCGCTGGCAAATCTGCCTGCGGGCTGGCTGGTGGATAAATTCGGCCCCAAACGGATGTTCTCCTGGGCGCTGGGGCTGTGGTCGGGCTTCACCTTCCTTGCTGCCTTTGTAAACAGCTACTCGGTGTTTTATGGCCTGCGCATGCTGCTGGGGATCTCCGAATCGCCGTTCTTTACCTCGGGCATTAAGATCACCCATCGCTGGTTTGGCGATAAAGAGCGCGGCCTGCCGACGTCGATCATCAATACCGGCTCGCAGATTGCTAACGCCGTAGCACCGCCAATCCTGACCGTGCTGCTGCTGAGTTTCGGCTGGCGCGGCATGTTTATGGCAATTGGGCTGATGGGCCTGCCGCTGATGCTGGCATGGTGGAAATTCTACCGCGACCCGGACGCTCGCGAAGATGCGCTGATTCATGCCGGTCACCGTAGCGTGACCGCTGCGGGGGAAAAACAGGTAAAAACCAGCTGGGGCGCCCTGTTTAAGCATCGCACTACCTGGTTTATGGTGATCGGCAACTTCTCAATAATGTTCACCATTTGGGTCTATCTTACCTGGCTGCCAAGCTATCTGGAGAAATCACTCGGTTTCAGCCTGAAGCAGACCGGCTGGATCGCCTCGATTCCTTTCTTTGCCGGGATTCTCGGCGTGCTGGTGGGGGGAATGCTCTCCGACAAACTGGTACGCAGCGGGATGAAAGCAATTCATGCACGTAAGATACCGATTGTTGCCGGTGCAGCGCTGGCAGCCTGCTTTGTGGCGCCAATTCCCTTCGTGGACAGCACGCCGCTGGCAATTACTCTGCTTTCGCTGGGCTATTTCTGTTCACAGATGCCGCAGGGCGCTATCTGGACGCTGGCAACCGATATTGCACCGAAAGATCAGGTTGCTTCGCTGGGGGCGATTCAGAACTTCGGCGGCTTCCTCGGTGCGGCAATGGCACCGATTGTCACCGGGGTGATTCTGGATATGACCGGTAAATTTACCAATGTGTTCCTGCTGGGGGCCGGGTTACTGATGCTGGGTGCTATCAGCTACGGCTTCTTTGTGAATAAACCGCTGGCGACGCGTCACTGA
- the yidA gene encoding sugar-phosphatase has product MAIKLIAIDMDGTLLNPQHEITPRVKQAIQAARDKGVAVVLATGRPFIGIQRYLEELGLRQEGQYCISNNGALVQKADTGECVAEVAVSFDDYLYYEQMARDLGVHFQALTQTHLYTANKDISRYTIHEASLTGIPLRYRPVEEMDASMTFPKIMMIDEPELLDAAIARIPEEARSRNTLLKSSPYFLEILNKQVNKGAGVKALTDLLGLQPEEVMALGDQENDLAMLEFAGTGVAMGNGIDSVKAIAQFVTKSNREDGVAVAIEKFVL; this is encoded by the coding sequence ATGGCGATTAAACTGATTGCGATTGATATGGACGGCACGCTGCTGAACCCGCAGCACGAGATTACGCCGCGAGTTAAACAGGCCATTCAGGCGGCACGCGACAAAGGCGTGGCGGTGGTGCTGGCAACAGGCCGGCCTTTTATCGGTATCCAGCGCTACCTGGAAGAGCTGGGTCTGCGACAGGAAGGCCAGTATTGCATCAGCAATAATGGTGCGCTGGTACAAAAAGCCGATACCGGTGAGTGCGTGGCGGAAGTGGCGGTCAGCTTTGACGACTATCTTTATTACGAGCAGATGGCGCGCGATCTCGGGGTACATTTTCAGGCGCTGACGCAGACTCATCTGTATACCGCCAATAAAGATATCAGCCGCTACACCATTCATGAAGCCAGTCTGACCGGCATCCCGCTGCGTTATCGCCCGGTGGAAGAGATGGATGCGTCCATGACCTTCCCGAAGATAATGATGATTGATGAGCCGGAACTGCTGGATGCTGCGATTGCCCGGATCCCTGAGGAGGCGCGTTCGCGCAATACCCTGCTGAAAAGCTCGCCTTATTTCCTGGAGATTTTGAATAAACAGGTGAATAAAGGGGCCGGGGTAAAAGCGCTGACCGATCTGCTTGGTTTGCAGCCAGAGGAGGTCATGGCGCTGGGCGACCAGGAAAATGACCTCGCGATGCTGGAATTTGCCGGTACCGGCGTGGCAATGGGCAACGGTATCGACTCCGTGAAAGCCATTGCGCAGTTTGTCACTAAATCCAACCGTGAAGATGGCGTTGCTGTCGCCATTGAGAAATTTGTCCTGTAA
- a CDS encoding DUF3748 domain-containing protein, with product MKEKQLTFAPRHHQLTNINVWTADSQWLVYDVRPSGASFTGLTIERVNARTGVTEVLYQARDGAHVGVVTASPDLPARYVCIHGPEHPDARWKYDFHHRRGVIIQQGVAENLDACDITPPFTAGALRGGSHVHVFSPDGSRLSFTYNDHVIHEWDATQDLRNVGVAVPLHAVCPPKDHPREYDGSHYCVLVSRTTAQPQPGSDEINRAYEEGWIGNQGYLRSDGSRQRWALAFIGDTRSPGGEKVPEVFIVDLPENNAAFAIAGDEPLEGTPTRLPAPPKGVQQRRLTFTSHRRFPGLASQPRHWLRSSPDGSAIAFLMQDDTGVVQLWTVSPLGGEPRQITHSEHDIQSAFSWHPDGHQLAFVCDNSITLCDVASGALRRITARSEVAPVADAVVFSPDGRSVAYLRDGSDYRQIFTAQVN from the coding sequence ATGAAAGAAAAACAGCTTACCTTTGCTCCGCGTCATCATCAGCTGACCAATATTAACGTCTGGACAGCTGACAGCCAGTGGCTGGTTTACGATGTGCGCCCGAGCGGTGCCTCCTTTACCGGCCTGACTATCGAGCGGGTGAATGCCCGGACTGGAGTGACGGAAGTGCTGTATCAGGCGCGCGACGGTGCTCATGTGGGCGTGGTTACGGCCAGTCCCGACCTGCCTGCACGCTATGTCTGCATCCATGGGCCTGAACACCCGGACGCCCGGTGGAAATATGATTTTCACCACCGTCGCGGTGTGATTATTCAGCAGGGTGTGGCGGAAAATCTTGATGCCTGTGATATCACCCCGCCGTTTACTGCGGGTGCCTTACGCGGCGGTTCTCATGTGCATGTGTTCAGCCCGGACGGCTCGCGTCTGAGTTTTACCTACAACGACCATGTGATACACGAGTGGGATGCGACGCAGGATCTGCGTAACGTAGGGGTGGCGGTGCCGCTGCATGCGGTCTGCCCGCCAAAAGATCATCCGCGCGAATATGACGGCAGCCATTACTGTGTGCTGGTCAGCCGAACCACCGCGCAGCCGCAGCCGGGCAGCGATGAGATCAATCGTGCTTATGAAGAGGGCTGGATTGGCAATCAGGGCTATCTGCGCAGTGACGGCAGCCGCCAGCGCTGGGCACTGGCTTTTATTGGCGATACGCGGTCACCCGGCGGCGAAAAAGTCCCGGAGGTGTTTATTGTTGATCTGCCGGAAAATAACGCTGCGTTCGCCATTGCGGGTGATGAGCCGCTGGAAGGGACACCAACGCGTCTGCCCGCTCCCCCGAAGGGCGTACAGCAGCGTCGTCTGACCTTTACCAGTCATCGCCGCTTCCCGGGTCTGGCTAGCCAGCCACGCCACTGGCTGCGCAGCTCACCGGACGGTAGCGCTATAGCGTTTCTGATGCAGGATGATACAGGAGTGGTGCAGCTGTGGACGGTATCCCCGCTGGGCGGTGAGCCACGCCAGATAACCCATAGTGAGCATGATATTCAGTCGGCTTTTAGCTGGCATCCTGACGGGCACCAGTTAGCATTTGTCTGTGATAACAGCATCACCCTGTGCGATGTCGCCAGCGGAGCACTGCGGCGCATCACCGCACGCAGTGAGGTTGCGCCGGTAGCCGATGCGGTGGTGTTCTCCCCCGACGGACGCTCGGTGGCCTATCTGCGCGACGGCAGCGACTATCGCCAGATATTTACGGCGCAGGTGAATTAG
- a CDS encoding YceK/YidQ family lipoprotein: protein MKALKKCHIAGMVACISLVSSSGCSSVMMHSGPSDGYYPGTRASARVLTEKDSGWVMKPLAAIDLPFSAVLDTLLLPLDYFRAGNNDNDSDSPRERVRRSEQANHTDEVMSQTMAPYAANSPAP, encoded by the coding sequence ATGAAAGCATTGAAGAAGTGTCATATTGCCGGAATGGTTGCCTGTATTTCGCTGGTCAGTAGCAGCGGTTGCTCAAGCGTAATGATGCACAGCGGCCCCAGCGACGGCTATTATCCCGGAACACGTGCCAGCGCCAGAGTGCTGACCGAAAAAGATAGCGGCTGGGTGATGAAGCCGCTGGCCGCTATCGATCTGCCTTTCTCAGCCGTGCTGGATACCCTGTTACTGCCGCTGGATTATTTCCGTGCGGGCAATAATGATAACGACAGCGACTCACCGCGTGAACGTGTTCGCCGCAGCGAGCAGGCGAATCATACCGACGAAGTGATGTCGCAGACCATGGCACCTTACGCCGCTAATTCACCTGCGCCGTAA
- the ibpA gene encoding small heat shock chaperone IbpA, which translates to MRNFDLAPLYRSSIGFDRLIDLLESSQSQGNNNGGYPPYNVELVGENNYRITIAVAGFAENELEITSHDNLLSVRGSHPDDQQERTYLYQGIAERNFERKFQLAEHVHVRHAKLENGLLYIDLERVVPESHKPRRIEILK; encoded by the coding sequence ATGCGTAACTTTGATCTTGCCCCACTTTATCGTTCATCCATTGGCTTTGACCGTCTGATCGACCTGCTGGAATCCAGCCAGAGCCAGGGCAATAACAATGGCGGCTACCCACCGTACAACGTCGAGCTGGTGGGCGAAAACAACTACCGAATTACAATTGCTGTTGCTGGTTTTGCTGAGAATGAACTGGAGATTACTTCCCATGATAATCTTCTCAGCGTACGTGGATCGCATCCGGACGACCAGCAGGAGCGTACTTACCTCTATCAGGGCATTGCTGAACGCAACTTTGAGCGCAAATTCCAGCTGGCAGAGCACGTACATGTGCGCCACGCAAAACTGGAAAACGGCCTGCTGTATATCGACCTGGAGCGTGTAGTACCAGAGTCGCATAAACCTCGCCGTATCGAAATCCTGAAGTAA
- a CDS encoding valine--pyruvate transaminase, producing MSFSAFGDKFTRHSGIARLMEDMGEGLRTPGAVMLGGGNPAQIPEMNDYFHQLLQQMLDEGKLAEALCNYDGPRGKTSLLDSLSALLREQLGWEIAPENIALTNGSQSAFFYLFNLYAGYRTDGSKKRVLFPLAPEYLGYADAGLDEDLFVSTRPNIEMLPEGQFKYHVDFEHLHIGEDTGLICVSRPTNPTGNVITDEELLKLDALAQQHDIPLLIDNAYGVPFPGIIFSEARPLWNPNIILCMSLSKLGLPGVRCGIIIADEKVITAVSNMNGIISLAPGSVGPAIANEMIQRGDLLRLSEEVIKPFYQQRVTETIAVIRRHLSPERCLIHKPEGAIFLWLWFKDLPITTEVLYQRLKKRGVLMVPGHFFFPGLEQAWPHTHQCMRMNYVPESDKIEQGITILAEEVERAHREG from the coding sequence ATGAGCTTTTCGGCATTCGGTGACAAATTTACACGCCATTCAGGTATCGCACGTCTGATGGAGGATATGGGTGAAGGTTTGCGTACCCCTGGCGCCGTGATGCTGGGTGGAGGTAACCCCGCCCAGATCCCGGAGATGAACGACTATTTCCATCAGCTGCTGCAACAGATGCTGGATGAAGGCAAGCTGGCAGAGGCTTTGTGCAACTATGATGGCCCGCGTGGCAAAACCTCTCTGCTGGATTCGCTGTCCGCTCTGCTGCGCGAACAGCTGGGCTGGGAGATCGCACCGGAAAATATCGCGCTGACCAACGGCAGTCAAAGCGCCTTCTTCTATCTGTTTAACCTTTACGCTGGCTATCGGACAGACGGCAGCAAAAAACGTGTCCTCTTCCCGCTGGCTCCTGAGTATCTCGGCTATGCCGATGCCGGTCTGGATGAAGACCTGTTTGTATCTACGCGGCCAAATATCGAAATGCTGCCGGAAGGGCAGTTCAAATATCATGTTGACTTTGAACACCTGCATATCGGAGAAGATACAGGCCTGATCTGCGTGTCGCGCCCGACCAATCCTACCGGTAACGTGATCACCGATGAAGAATTACTCAAGCTGGATGCGCTGGCACAGCAGCATGACATTCCGCTGCTGATCGATAATGCCTACGGTGTACCGTTCCCGGGGATTATATTCAGCGAAGCGCGTCCGCTGTGGAACCCGAATATTATTCTGTGTATGAGCCTGTCGAAACTCGGCCTGCCAGGGGTGCGCTGCGGCATTATTATTGCGGATGAAAAGGTCATTACTGCCGTCAGCAATATGAACGGCATTATCAGTCTGGCCCCCGGTAGCGTAGGGCCGGCAATCGCCAATGAGATGATCCAGCGCGGTGACCTGCTGCGTCTGTCAGAAGAGGTGATTAAACCGTTCTACCAGCAGCGCGTTACCGAGACAATCGCGGTTATTCGTCGCCATTTGTCACCCGAACGCTGCCTGATCCATAAACCCGAAGGGGCTATTTTCCTCTGGCTATGGTTTAAAGATCTGCCGATTACCACCGAAGTGCTTTACCAGCGTCTGAAAAAACGCGGCGTACTGATGGTGCCAGGGCACTTCTTCTTCCCGGGGCTGGAACAGGCATGGCCGCATACGCATCAGTGCATGCGCATGAACTATGTGCCGGAGAGCGATAAAATAGAGCAGGGAATTACGATTCTGGCAGAAGAGGTTGAGCGGGCGCACCGCGAAGGGTAA
- a CDS encoding aldose 1-epimerase family protein, giving the protein MKKTLLAGVVMALISGQAAAQTWLLTDAESSTEKGNWQMNSQQLKLGGESFSIEQKVLHGGKQEGSKVLTITSKNGLTISLSPTRGMDLLKVTGHGVRLGWDSPVQEVVNPAYMNLESRNGLGWLDGFNEMMVRCGFEWTGHPVTKDGMIYTLHGKAGNTPASKVEVIVDDKAPHEIRIRGLLKETTFKKAKLETWTELRYVPGSDAFTVHDVLTNQADYPHDYQIIYHSNFGTPILEKDARFIAPLKSVSPFNDYAKKGLDGWNVYGAPTKDFDEMVFNLTPKADSNGKTVAAVINSKGDKGASIEFDTHQLPLLTMWKNTDTLKQGYVTGIEPGTNYAYPVTIEKEQGRVKQLQPGQSTEFTLTYTLLKDASAVQKVEQRVKQIQGDETVAIDETPIAKE; this is encoded by the coding sequence ATGAAAAAAACACTTCTGGCAGGGGTAGTAATGGCGCTGATCAGCGGCCAGGCAGCAGCACAAACCTGGCTGCTGACGGATGCTGAAAGCAGTACGGAAAAGGGAAACTGGCAAATGAACAGCCAGCAGCTGAAGCTGGGGGGAGAAAGCTTCAGCATTGAGCAAAAAGTCCTGCACGGCGGCAAGCAGGAAGGTTCCAAAGTCCTGACAATCACCAGTAAAAATGGTCTCACCATCAGCCTTAGTCCGACCCGCGGCATGGATCTGTTAAAAGTCACCGGCCATGGCGTGCGCCTCGGCTGGGATTCTCCGGTACAGGAGGTGGTTAACCCGGCTTATATGAACCTTGAAAGCCGTAACGGCCTGGGCTGGCTGGATGGTTTTAATGAGATGATGGTGCGCTGCGGCTTTGAGTGGACCGGACACCCGGTAACTAAAGACGGCATGATCTATACGCTGCACGGTAAAGCGGGCAATACACCGGCATCAAAAGTCGAAGTGATCGTTGATGATAAAGCTCCCCACGAGATCCGTATCCGTGGGCTGCTGAAAGAGACCACCTTCAAAAAAGCGAAACTCGAAACCTGGACGGAGCTGCGCTATGTACCCGGTTCAGATGCTTTTACCGTGCATGATGTGCTGACCAACCAGGCGGACTACCCGCACGACTACCAGATTATTTATCACAGCAACTTTGGCACACCGATCCTCGAAAAAGACGCACGTTTTATCGCGCCGTTGAAATCCGTATCACCATTTAATGATTACGCGAAAAAAGGGTTGGATGGCTGGAATGTCTACGGTGCACCGACCAAAGATTTTGATGAGATGGTGTTTAACCTGACGCCGAAAGCAGACAGTAATGGCAAAACGGTAGCTGCGGTAATTAACAGCAAAGGAGATAAAGGGGCGTCGATTGAGTTTGATACTCACCAGCTTCCGCTGCTGACCATGTGGAAAAATACCGACACCCTGAAACAGGGCTACGTTACCGGGATTGAGCCAGGTACGAACTATGCTTATCCGGTCACTATCGAGAAAGAGCAGGGGCGTGTTAAACAGCTGCAACCGGGCCAGAGCACTGAATTTACCCTGACCTATACGCTGCTGAAAGATGCCAGCGCAGTGCAGAAAGTGGAACAGCGTGTGAAACAGATTCAGGGTGATGAAACCGTCGCCATCGACGAAACCCCTATCGCGAAAGAGTAA
- the ghrB gene encoding glyoxylate/hydroxypyruvate reductase GhrB, whose protein sequence is MKPNVVLYKSLPEDLRARLDEHCRVTEVNDLSPETISAHAAAFSEAEGILGSGGKVDAAFLQHMPKLRVASTVSVGYDNFDVAALNDRGVLLMHTPTVLTETVADTMMALVLSSARRVVEMAERVKAGEWQKSIGPDWFGIDVHHKKLGILGMGRIGLALAQRAHLGFGMPILYNARKQHAEAEQRFDAQYCDLDTLLAESDFLCISLPLTEQTHHLIGREQLAKMKKSAVLINAGRGPVIDEQALIAALKDGTIHAAGLDVFEQEPLPVSSELLQLRNVVALPHIGSATHETRYGMAQDAVENLIAALSGKVEKNCVNPR, encoded by the coding sequence ATGAAACCGAATGTAGTGCTGTATAAATCGTTACCTGAGGATCTGCGCGCACGGCTGGACGAACATTGTCGTGTTACTGAAGTGAACGACTTAAGCCCGGAGACTATCTCAGCTCACGCCGCTGCATTCAGCGAGGCCGAAGGTATTCTGGGTTCAGGTGGCAAAGTGGATGCTGCATTTTTGCAGCATATGCCAAAGCTGCGCGTCGCCTCGACAGTTTCCGTTGGTTACGACAACTTTGACGTGGCCGCGCTGAATGACCGTGGCGTTCTGCTGATGCATACGCCAACGGTACTGACAGAAACCGTGGCGGATACCATGATGGCTCTGGTACTCAGCTCGGCACGCCGGGTGGTTGAGATGGCGGAACGCGTTAAAGCTGGCGAGTGGCAAAAAAGCATCGGCCCCGACTGGTTCGGCATAGATGTTCACCATAAGAAGCTGGGTATCCTCGGCATGGGGCGCATCGGCCTGGCGCTGGCGCAGCGTGCTCATCTCGGCTTCGGTATGCCCATCCTTTACAACGCCCGTAAACAGCATGCGGAAGCTGAACAGCGTTTCGATGCGCAGTATTGCGATCTCGATACGCTGCTGGCTGAGTCCGATTTCCTCTGCATCAGCCTGCCGCTGACGGAGCAGACTCATCATCTGATCGGTCGCGAACAGCTGGCGAAGATGAAGAAAAGCGCGGTGCTGATTAATGCCGGACGTGGCCCGGTTATTGATGAGCAGGCACTGATTGCCGCGTTGAAAGACGGAACTATTCATGCCGCTGGTCTGGATGTGTTTGAGCAGGAACCCCTGCCGGTAAGCTCGGAGCTATTACAGCTGCGTAATGTGGTGGCGCTGCCGCATATCGGCTCGGCCACTCATGAGACGCGCTACGGTATGGCGCAGGATGCGGTGGAGAATCTGATTGCCGCGTTAAGCGGAAAAGTAGAGAAAAACTGCGTTAATCCGCGTTAG
- a CDS encoding MFS transporter codes for MKNQTIAPKRWWYIMPIVFITYSLAYLDRANFSFASAAGINEDLGITKGVSSLLGALFFLGYFFFQIPGAIYAERRSVKKLVFWCLILWGVCATLTGLVSNIPMLAAIRFMLGVVEAAVMPAMLIYISNWFTKSERSRANTFLILGNPVTVLWMSVVSGYLINAFGWREMFIIEGFPAVIWAVAWWFLVQDKPAQAKWLSDAEKAALQAQLQKEQENLKAVRNYAEAFKSRNVIILCAQYFAWSIGVYGFVLWLPSILRNGTQMGMVEAGWLSAVPYLAATIAMIVVSWASDKLQNRKLFVWPLLLIGALAFLGSYLVGPGNFWLSYALLVIAGAAMYAPYGPFFAIIPEMLPRNVSGGAMALINAMGALGSFLGSWVVGYLNGATGNPSASYIFMGSALLVAVWLTLIVKPAQNKQTPLPDGAKHA; via the coding sequence ATGAAAAATCAGACAATCGCGCCGAAACGCTGGTGGTATATCATGCCCATCGTGTTTATCACCTACAGCCTGGCGTACCTGGATCGTGCAAACTTTAGCTTTGCCTCTGCGGCGGGCATCAATGAAGACCTGGGCATTACCAAAGGCGTCTCTTCGCTGCTGGGTGCGCTGTTCTTTCTCGGCTACTTCTTCTTCCAGATCCCGGGAGCGATTTATGCTGAACGACGCAGCGTTAAAAAACTGGTGTTCTGGTGCCTGATTTTATGGGGCGTCTGTGCCACGCTGACCGGGCTGGTGAGTAATATCCCGATGCTGGCGGCGATCCGCTTTATGCTGGGCGTGGTGGAAGCGGCTGTAATGCCCGCGATGCTGATCTACATCAGCAACTGGTTTACCAAATCAGAACGCTCGCGCGCCAATACTTTTCTGATCCTCGGTAATCCGGTTACCGTGCTGTGGATGTCCGTAGTTTCCGGCTATCTGATTAACGCTTTCGGCTGGCGTGAAATGTTTATCATCGAAGGTTTCCCGGCGGTGATCTGGGCTGTGGCCTGGTGGTTCCTGGTGCAGGATAAACCGGCGCAGGCCAAATGGCTGAGTGATGCCGAAAAAGCCGCACTTCAGGCGCAGTTACAAAAAGAGCAGGAGAACCTGAAAGCGGTTCGTAACTATGCTGAAGCGTTTAAATCACGCAATGTCATTATCCTCTGTGCCCAGTATTTTGCCTGGAGCATTGGCGTTTACGGTTTTGTACTGTGGCTGCCGTCCATTCTGCGTAACGGTACGCAGATGGGAATGGTGGAGGCGGGCTGGCTGTCGGCGGTGCCATACCTGGCGGCAACTATCGCCATGATTGTGGTCTCCTGGGCATCGGATAAGTTACAAAACCGTAAATTGTTTGTCTGGCCGTTACTGCTGATTGGTGCGCTGGCCTTTTTAGGCTCATATTTGGTAGGGCCGGGTAATTTCTGGCTCTCCTATGCCCTGCTGGTGATCGCCGGGGCTGCGATGTATGCCCCTTACGGGCCATTCTTTGCCATTATCCCGGAAATGCTGCCGCGCAACGTTTCCGGCGGGGCCATGGCGCTGATCAATGCGATGGGTGCGCTGGGTTCCTTCCTCGGTTCCTGGGTGGTGGGCTACCTCAACGGTGCCACCGGCAACCCGTCAGCCTCTTATATCTTTATGGGCAGCGCATTACTGGTTGCCGTCTGGCTGACGCTGATTGTGAAACCGGCCCAGAATAAACAGACGCCGCTGCCCGATGGCGCGAAACACGCTTAA
- a CDS encoding sugar kinase: MSIDAKSPLDVVTIGEAMAMFVANECGDLASASHFSKRIAGAELNVAIGLTRLGMKVGWVSRIGDDAFGRFTCQQLDLEGVDRRLVTTDSRYPTGFQLKSKVDDGSDPLVEYFRKGSAASHLSAADFDVDYFTSARHLHLSGVAAALSDSSLALLQQAAQEMKAQGKTISFDPNLRPVLWSSKEQMVKQLNGLAQFADWVLPGIKEGQILTGFTQPEAIADFYLAMGVKAVVIKTGSDGAWYKTADGDSGQVAAVKTDNVVDTVGAGDGFAVGLISALLEGKSLPAAILRGNKIGSLAIQAIGDSEGLPTRAALGDF, translated from the coding sequence ATGAGTATTGATGCTAAAAGCCCGCTGGATGTCGTCACCATTGGCGAAGCAATGGCGATGTTTGTTGCCAACGAGTGTGGCGATCTCGCCAGTGCCAGCCATTTCAGCAAGCGTATTGCCGGAGCTGAACTCAATGTGGCGATCGGTCTGACACGTCTGGGAATGAAAGTGGGTTGGGTCAGCCGTATTGGTGATGATGCCTTTGGGCGCTTTACCTGTCAGCAGCTGGATCTGGAGGGCGTCGATCGTCGTCTGGTGACCACCGATTCGCGTTATCCCACCGGTTTCCAACTGAAATCTAAAGTCGACGATGGATCAGATCCGCTGGTGGAGTACTTCCGCAAAGGCTCTGCCGCCAGCCATCTCTCCGCCGCCGATTTTGATGTTGATTACTTTACCTCCGCGCGTCACCTGCATCTCAGCGGCGTGGCAGCAGCCCTCTCCGACAGCTCGCTGGCGCTGTTACAGCAGGCAGCGCAAGAGATGAAAGCGCAGGGTAAAACCATCTCCTTCGATCCCAATCTGCGCCCGGTGCTGTGGTCAAGTAAAGAGCAGATGGTGAAACAGCTCAACGGCCTGGCGCAGTTTGCTGACTGGGTGCTGCCGGGCATTAAAGAGGGACAGATTCTGACTGGCTTCACTCAGCCAGAGGCCATTGCTGATTTTTACCTGGCGATGGGCGTCAAAGCGGTGGTGATTAAAACCGGCAGCGACGGTGCCTGGTATAAAACCGCCGACGGTGACAGCGGCCAGGTTGCCGCAGTCAAAACCGACAATGTTGTGGATACCGTGGGTGCCGGAGATGGCTTTGCCGTTGGCCTGATCAGCGCCTTACTGGAAGGAAAATCGTTACCTGCGGCGATACTGCGCGGGAACAAAATTGGTTCGCTGGCCATTCAGGCCATCGGTGACAGCGAAGGATTACCGACGCGCGCCGCGCTGGGTGATTTCTAA
- a CDS encoding sugar phosphate isomerase/epimerase family protein, translating into MKREVIVVTAAYGQKQVAAMGGQQALLPIIAAAGADGVELRRELFSEQQLTALPALAQAIRDARLVAFYSVPEALFMEDGSLNPRLDQHFAEAEQLNAQLLKYSLGHYQPAFECDELRKKLAGKKVHLVVENDQTDCGKLSALDRFFHACGESRTCNGMTFDMGNWLWVGDRPLEAARHLSNYVSYIHVKAAVPHGDGWRAVALDEADNLWRETLALLPSDVPRAIEFPLEGPDLVAVTRHYVDLLREEKL; encoded by the coding sequence ATGAAAAGAGAAGTCATCGTCGTCACCGCCGCCTATGGCCAAAAGCAGGTTGCAGCCATGGGCGGTCAGCAGGCATTGCTGCCGATTATTGCCGCCGCCGGTGCCGACGGTGTGGAACTGCGCCGTGAACTGTTTAGCGAACAGCAGCTGACAGCATTACCCGCGCTGGCACAGGCCATTCGCGACGCCAGGCTGGTGGCCTTCTATTCGGTTCCCGAAGCACTGTTTATGGAAGATGGCTCATTAAATCCACGGCTCGATCAGCACTTTGCCGAAGCAGAGCAGCTTAACGCCCAGCTACTAAAATATTCACTGGGCCACTACCAGCCTGCTTTCGAATGCGACGAACTGCGTAAAAAACTCGCCGGGAAGAAAGTGCATCTGGTGGTGGAAAACGATCAGACAGACTGCGGGAAACTCTCAGCTCTTGACCGCTTCTTTCACGCGTGTGGAGAGAGCCGCACCTGTAACGGCATGACGTTTGATATGGGGAACTGGCTTTGGGTCGGCGATCGACCGCTGGAAGCCGCCCGGCACTTGAGCAATTACGTCAGCTATATCCATGTCAAAGCCGCCGTCCCTCATGGTGATGGCTGGCGCGCCGTAGCGCTGGATGAGGCCGATAACCTGTGGCGCGAAACGCTTGCCCTGCTGCCGTCAGACGTACCACGCGCCATTGAATTTCCGCTGGAAGGGCCGGATCTGGTGGCCGTCACCCGCCACTATGTTGACCTGCTGCGTGAGGAAAAATTATGA